In a single window of the Podospora pseudocomata strain CBS 415.72m chromosome 2 map unlocalized CBS415.72m_2, whole genome shotgun sequence genome:
- the SNU13 gene encoding RNA binding protein snu13 (EggNog:ENOG503P2R7; COG:A; COG:J), with amino-acid sequence MSGQNDSAAWPKAEDPALVQELLDCVQQASHYRQLKKGANEATKSINRGTSELVILAADTAPLSIVLHIPLISEEKNVPYVYVPSKIALGRACGVSRAVIAVSLTSNEASDLNSKIRALRDKVERLAM; translated from the exons ATGTCTGGTCAAAACGACTCTGCCGCCTGGCCCAAGGCCGAGGACCCTGCTCTCGTCCAGGAGCTTCTCGACTGCGTCCAGCAGGCCAGCCACTACAGGCAGCTCAAGAAGGGCGCCAACGAGGCCACCAAGTCCATCAACCGCGGCACCAGCGAGCTTGTCATCCTTGCCGCCGACACTGCTCCCCTCAGCATTGTCCTCCACATTCCCTTGATCTCTGAGGAGAAGAACGTGCCCTACGTTTACGTGCCCAGCAAGATTGCTCTG GGTCGTGCCTGCGGTGTCTCCCGCGCCGTGATCgccgtctccctcacctccaacGAGGCTTCCGACCTCAACTCCAAGATCCGCGCCCTCCGCGACAAGGTCGAGAGACTTGCTATGTAA
- a CDS encoding uncharacterized protein (EggNog:ENOG503NWP5; COG:S), with the protein MVQAKLDTAPQKARSKQTASKPKRRRQTPEQHKLKPNPNNEKVIISSSELTHYQLILDIFTRTFNETLTDADFSKNLQTLKQSLFDRDFATAFTNTPSNLPIYSARWSPPRALAYSSIFTSLSRYLPRLYSPTNTLPCLAIGGCSAELAAFASALTLLPGSPSGSLTLLDSAPWSEVLTNLSTSLTSSPPISKYASKLTVQQPPFIPAEKLTYTFLQQDALTTPFNKLFSSDTPQLVTLFFTLNELFTSSGIGKTTSFLLNLSSAIPLGSLLLVVDSPGSYSETTVGTSHKKYPMAWLLDKILSSVCPDVKPSETPEGRIKWKKLESHESIWFRLPEGELDYPIGLENMRYQMHLYKAVDPAAPEKEESGDEEGHDDEE; encoded by the coding sequence ATGGTCCAAGCAAAGCTGGATACCGCCCCTCAAAAGGCACGGTCAAAACAAACAGCGTCAAAACCAAAGCGAAGACGTCAAACCCCAGAGCAACACAAGCTCAAACCAAACCCCAACAATGAAAAGGtcatcatctcatcttcgGAGCTAACACACTACCAACTCATCCTCGATATCTTCACCCGAACCTTCAACGAAACTCTCACCGATGCCGACTTCAGCAAGAACCTGCAAACCCTCAAGCAATCCCTCTTTGACCGAGACTTCGCCACGGCCTTCACGAAcaccccatccaacctcccaatcTACTCAGCCCGCTGGTCACCCCCACGAGCTTTGGCCTACTCatccatcttcacctccttATCCCGCTACCTCCCCAGACTCTACTCacccaccaacaccctcccctgcCTCGCCATAGGAGGTTGCTCCGCCGAACTGGCCGCCTTTGCCTcagccctcaccctccttccTGGTTCCCCCTCCGGCAGCCTCACCCTCTTGGACTCTGCCCCATGGAGTGAAGTTCTCACCAACTTATCAACCTCCCTCACGAGCTCCCCCCCAATATCAAAATACGCCTCCAAACTCACCgtccaacaaccacccttTATCCCCGCCGAGAAGCTCACCTACACCTTCCTCCAACAAGacgccctcaccacccccttcaacaagCTTTTCTCCTCCGACACCCCCCAACTGGTaaccctcttcttcaccctcaacgaactcttcacctcctccggcatAGGAAAAACAAcctctttcctcctcaacctctcctccgccatcccgTTAGGTTCACTCCTCCTAGTGGTCGACAGTCCGGGGTCCTACTCCGAAACAACCGTGGGAACCTCTCACAAGAAATACCCCATGGCGTGGTTGCTCGACAAGATTCTCTCGTCAGTCTGTCCGGACGTCAAGCCTTCAGAAACGCCCGAGGGGAGGATAAAGtggaagaagctcgagagCCACGAGTCGATTTGGTTCAGGTTGCCAGAGGGGGAGCTGGACTACCCTATCGGGCTGGAGAATATGCGGTACCAGATGCACCTGTACAAGGCTGTTGATCCCGCTGCTccagaaaaggaggagagtggtgatgaggagggtcatgatgatgaagagtga
- a CDS encoding uncharacterized protein (EggNog:ENOG503NWHE; COG:I), which yields MPGLARKVLVAAAVDGLLLHPLNPVPSKDGSRPPPLPLVKIKYGSNVSVSTVGRDHAPPATSESFEAYGVVGIITVFHYSYLITVTRRQQVANLFGRHPIYVVTEVALTPLTSRQEAADSIGKTALALKNRLQKEGSTSQSTSGDEETGGLGIDELPRDDAVESATEDDAIAPPENTSSSSIAKDVISRRGSYGRFAQRWFSRSGWAAENKRQMGLTPDSGTPPAQQNRASNKNVPTRFQIPDGADGSEAAIELLPKLLRTAQILFGSSRTFFFGYDVDVTRRLADGGLRGLGESVEGEYFWNGHIMRRFREAGVEGVVLPLMQGFVGEREFTVDESPAQEDEGEKGGKESVEMRDLSPSEEKREGEGGIGGKKGGTERKFVITVISRRSIKRAGLRYLRRGIDEQGWVANGVETEQILYEVDGGDKGRVYSFAQVRGSFPVFFTQSPYSLKPTPVLQHSQEANFAALRKHFGRLGERYGGLEVVNLVEKHGVEAPIGEVYERGVERLNEELVKEGKEKIGFEWFDFHSVCRGMKFENVSVLLGILGGRLEELGSSVVVDGVVERRQKGVLRTNCMDCLDRTNVCQSSFGKFMLDLQLREEGIDMEKQKDQENSWFNGLWADNGDAIGKQYAGTGAMKGDYTRTRKRNYRGALTDAGLSLTRLFNGMFNDFFLQASIDFLLGNVTSLVFEEFEANMMTKDPAVSMQNMRQQAIELCQKRVIEDEAEEFIGGWAFLTPSTPDTIRSATFEEAVLLLTDSALYLCRFDWNLDKVSSFERVDLAHVTKIRFGTYITSTISPAQVDELRNVGLVIEYKPGLTDVTRVNTRSLSSMSDHPKPTNDDFASAALSGVAGFFSGKNVAAAAAAVTTPTRKIALKALYSQTSAAVSGEGGAGNVKIGGEEDEDEDIARLTEIQQVVVIAAEIERLALLNQPREVKGEKEEGEGHLIEKGDIISVAEAKKNTGLLETLGHRVKKLVWA from the exons ATGCCCGGCCTAGCCCGCAAGGTCCTCGTCGCCGCGGCAGTCGACGGCCTACTTCTTCACCCTTTGAACCCTGTCCCCTCCAAAGACGGGAGTCGGCCCCCGCCGTTGCCGCTGGTGAAGATCAAGTATGGGAGTAATGTTTCTGTTTCGACCGTCGGGAGGGATCACGCACCGCCAGCGACGAGCGAGAGTTTTGAGGCttatggggttgttg GCATAATAACAGTGTTTCACTACTCCTacctcatcaccgtcacccgAAGGCAGCAGGTCGCTAATTTGTTTGGTCGCCACCCCATCTATGTCGTCACCGAGGTCGCTTTGACACCCCTCACCTCCCGGCAGGAAGCGGCTGATTCGATTGGGAAGACGGCGCTGGCGTTGAAGAACAGGCTGCAGAAGGAGGGGAGCACAAGCCAGTCTACCAGCGGTGACGAAGAAacgggggggttggggattgaTGAACTGCCCCGTGACGACGCGGTCGAGTCAGCAACGGAGGACGACGCCATCGCTCCTCCTGAGAATACGAGCAGCAGTAGTATTGCGAAGGATGTGATTAGCAGACGGGGGAGTTATGGCCGTTTTGCGCAGAGGTGGTTTTCCCGCTCCGGGTGGGCGGCGGAGAACAAAAGGCAGATGGGCCTTACGCCCGACTCTGGCACTCCTCCTGCCCAGCAGAATAGGGCGAGCAATAAGAACGTGCCGACGAGGTTTCAGATCCCGGATGGGGCGGATGGGAGCGAGGCTGCGATTGAGTTGTTGCCCAAGTTGCTGAGGACGGCACAGATACTGTTTGGGAGTAGCAGGACGTTCTTCTTTGGgtatgatgttgatgttacgaggaggttggcggatggggggttgagagggctgggggagagtgtggagggggagtatTTCTGGAATGGGCACATCATGAGACGGTTcagggaggcgggggtggagggggtggttttgccgCTGATGCAGGGGtttgtgggggagagggagtttaCGGTGGACGAGAGCCCGGCtcaggaggatgagggggaaaagggggggaaggagagtGTGGAGATGAGGGATCTGTCGCCTTCGGAGGAGAaacgggagggggagggggggattggggggaagaaggggggtaCAGAGAGGAAGTTTGTTATCACGGTGATAAGCAGGAGGAGTATAAAACGGGCGGGGTTGAGGTATTTGCGTCGGGGGATTGACGAGCAGGGATGGGTGGCGAATGGGGTCGAGACGGAGCAGATTTTGtatgaggttgatgggggggataAGGGGAGGGTGTATAGTTTTGCGCAAGTCAGGGGGAGTTTCCCGGTGTTTTTTACTCAGAGTCCGTATTCGTTGAAGCCGACGCCGGTGTTGCAGCATAGTCAGGAGGCGAACTTTGCGGCGTTGAGGAAGCATTTCGGACGGTTGGGGGAGCGGTacggggggttggaggtggtgaattTGGTGGAGAAACATGGGGTCGAGGCGCCGATTGGGGAGGTTTACGAACGGGgcgtggagaggttgaacgaggagttggtgaaggagggaaaggaaaagattGGGTTCGAGTGGTTTGATTTTCACTCGGTGTGCAGGGGGATGAAGTTTGAGAATGTGAGCGTGTTGTTGGGGATTTTGGGCGGgaggctggaggagctggggagtagtgttgtggtggatggggttgtggagCGAAGACaaaagggggtgttgaggacgaATTGTATGGATTGTTTGGATCGGACAAATGTTTGTCAGAGCTCGTTTGGGAAGTTTATGCTGGATTTGcagctgagggaggaggggattgatatggaaaagcaaaaagatcaGGAGAATAGCTGGTTTAATGGGTTGTGGGCGGATAATGGGGATGCGATCGGGAAGCAGTATGCGGGGACCGGGGCGATGAAGGGGGATTatacgaggacgaggaagaggaattATAGGGGGGCGTTGACGGATGCTGGGTTGAGCTTGACGAGGTTGTTTAATGG GATGTTCAACGACTTTTTTCTCCAAGCCAGCATCGATTTTTTGTTGGGGAACGTCACCTCCCTTGTGTTTGAAGAGTTTGAAGCAAACATGATGACCAAGGACCCGGCGGTATCGATGCAAAACATGCGCCAGCAGGCCATTGAGCTCTGCCAGAAACGGGTTATTGAAGACGAAGCAGAGGAGTTTATTGGTGGTTGGGCCTTCCTCACGCCTAGCACGCCGGACACCATCCGCAGTGCCACCTTTGAGGAGGCAGTCTTGCTACTTACCGACTCGGCCCTCTATCTCTGCCGGTTTGACTGGAACCTCGACAAGGTCTCTAGCTTTGAGAGGGTTGACCTGGCGCATGTGACAAAAATTAGATTCGGGACTTATATCACGAGCACCATCTCGCCTGCGCAGGTGGACGAGCTGAGGAacgtggggttggtgattgAGTACAAGCCTGGGTTGACGGACGTCACGCGTGTCAACACGAGGTCGTTGTCGAGCATGAGTGATCACCCGAAACCGACAAATGACGACTTTGCGAGCGCGGCGCTGTCGGGGGTGGCGGGCTTCTTTTCAGGAAAgaatgttgctgctgctgctgctgcggtgaCGACGCCTACGAGGAAGATTGCGTTGAAGGCGTTGTACAGTCAGACGTCTGCTGCTGTgagtggggagggtggtgctgggaaTGTGAAgattgggggggaggaggatgaggatgaggacatTGCGCGGCTTACCGAGATTCAGCAGGTGGTTGTTATCGCGGCCGAGATTGAGAGGTTGGCGCTGTTGAATCagccgagggaggtgaagggggagaaggaggagggggagggacatttgattgagaagggggatATTATCAGTGTGGcggaggcgaagaagaacaCGGGGTTGCTGGAGACTTTGGGGCACAGGGTTAAGAAGTTGGTTTGGgcttga
- a CDS encoding uncharacterized protein (EggNog:ENOG503P54U; COG:S), whose product MLLLPVVLLIPQLVSALQVTPNSPCASKCLDSDDLDASDPNSSHTRNSDVVCEDNKFSSAKGQKWQTCMSCLETSTFSQGGESDTMWFLYNLRYAAAFCVFGYPNGTSIGLDVCTTTKACGPLRDGVEHGLLDQKNMTAYSYCKAGAGGANDLSHYEGCLSCVAPHGSTDYLTNYFKAIEAGCAQQPAPGVPLGLNETVFSNNRITLVDPSAPKDDGDSAPAVGTTTIIGIVAGAVVLLLVGGGFAFVCLRKRKNKTRRASAEADFYSNFGVGGHGHRPKSSISFQCQTHMMSPRFWPGAEEGISPATEQSPTDTQLQRSSIYKPPMGGIDAISSYPTKENRYSVQQKQQDDSIATAPHKMGMPLHQITTTLPPASPPQVYTASSEKVYYSPSDFKSPLSADSVRSTAALLPAIKPYIPAEYGVVGQAQPYPQPQVPSPAPTVTSFGQSPTSAVSAPGTGMTPLLRGNPWSAALEKPQRPVINVPPPPPQQKKGRESVMMVGLGIDAGAVPPKRKGTPTPTGSPVESVEIKTAFKAPPRR is encoded by the exons ATGCTTCTCCTACCAGTTGTTCTCCTTATCCCACAGCTTGTGTCGGCCCTCCAAGTAACACCAAACTCGCCATGCGCCTCGAAATGCCTAGACTCAGACGACCTCGATGCCTCAGATCCCAATTCGTCACACACAAGAAATTCAGATGTTGTTTGCGAGGACAACAAGTTCTCGTCGGCAAAGGGACAAAAGTGGCAGACATGCATGTCATGTCTAGAGACGAGCACCTTTTCGCAAGGGGGGGAGAGCGACACAATGTGGTTCTTGT ATAACCTTCGATATGCTGCTGCATTCTGCGTTTTTGGGTATCCCAATGGGACAAGTATCGGGCTAGATGTTTGCACCACAACCAAGGCCTGTGGACCATTACGAGACGGCGTCGAACACGGTCTTCTCGACCAAAAGAACATGACGGCGTACTCATACTGCAAAGCCGGCGCAGGAGGTGCCAACGACCTTTCCCATTATGAAGGCTGCTTGTCTTGTGTTGCCCCCCATGGCTCGACAGACTACCTGACCAACTACTTCAAGGCGATAGAGGCCGGATGTGCCCAGCAACCGGCACCGGGTGTGCCTCTTGGCCTCAACGAGACTGTGTTCTCTAACAACCGAATCACCCTTGTCGATCCATCAGCACCCAAGGACGATGGCGACAGCGCGCCGGCCGTTGgcacaaccaccatcattgGTATCGTGGCTGgagcggtggtgttgcttcTAGTTGGCGGAGGATTCGCTTTCGTCTGCCTTCGCAAGAGGAAGAACAAGACCAGACGTGCCAGCGCCGAAGCCGACTTCTACAGCAACTTTGGTGTCGGTGGTCATGGCCACCGTCCCAAGTCATCTATCTCTTTCCAATGCCAGACACACATGATGTCCCCTCGCTTCTGGCCCGGAGCGGAAGAGGGCATCTCCCCTGCCACCGAGCAGAGCCCAACGGACACCCAACTCCAGAGGTCATCTATCTACAAGCCCCCCATGGGCGGCATCGACGCCATCTCTTCCTACCCCACCAAAGAAAACCGTTACAGTGTGcaacagaaacaacaagACGATTCCATCGCCACCGCTCCCCACAAGATGGGtatgcccctccaccaaatcaccaccacccttccccccgcctctcctccccaggtGTACACGGCCTCCTCCGAAAAAGTCTACTACTCCCCCTCAGACTTCAAGTCCCCCCTATCAGCCGACTCGGTCCGCAGCACCGCTGCTCTTTTACCGGCTATCAAGCCCTACATCCCAGCTGAATACGGCGTCGTTGGTCAAGCGCAGCCctacccccaacctcaagtTCCCAGCCCAGCTCCCACCGTCACATCTTTTGGTCAAAGCCCAACGTCTGCCGTGTCAGCTCCAGGAACGGGGATGACGCCGCTGCTGAGGGGCAACCCTTGGTCCGCCGCTCTAGAGAAGCCCCAGCGTCCAGTTATTAATgtaccgccgcctccgccgcagcagaagaaggggagggagagcgtgatgatggttgggttggggattgATGCCGGGGCGGTGCCGcccaagaggaaggggacgccgacgccgacggGGAGTCCGGTGGAGAGTGTGGAGATCAAGACTGCTTTTAAggcgccgccgaggaggtga
- a CDS encoding uncharacterized protein (COG:S; EggNog:ENOG503P0RA) has translation MADEEKERAEKLAAAKKRVEAMKKKAKKTGKKTKDTGDEKDTATDTPATGTPEPTADAVAPPPPPPPPAEEEEAVDSAGSPTLSAPPSSLAQASKARSTSFRQGSISLGSGAGGAGGLGPLSPGLGGEGGETAMDIYRKQQAKIEELEKEKGRWEKEAKELERKLGRVEGELEDLREAEGGKNDDGEVEKLKNEIEGLKRQNQQLMAQRKGHGGGGGSISVASPPPAAELERARETIQTMELEMGRLRAQVERLSAGGGENEQVAALEEKLGRAERAAGLAQREVGDLKVALERVSEKVVKEGSARSSAETKASQLEKEAKEVREEKEGLVKKVEGLEKKVVTLTTLHKEHDARMQGLKREKEKLEKELGEVQGQLEKVEAENLKLRKKDAQEGGGDDEGVDELIDEERARLERRIRELEGENADLRRGIWHEKRKEMQVGPEGEMYENVDLGGGGPGPGQGHGQGGGFGQLISSGLSALTGGGHQHHGHHHGHGHQDDGFLDDDDDELEFDEEAFRRAQEEEGRKRLERIKEIKRGLKNWEGWRLDLVENRRGGGEGVGVGEIFEV, from the exons aTGGCCGACGAAGAAAAGGAACGAGCTGAGAAGCTCGccgcggccaagaagagg GTCGAGGcaatgaagaagaaggccaaaaaGACGGGCAAGAAAACAAAGGACACTGGCGACGAGAAAGACACCGCGACTGATACCCCCGCGACTGGGACCCCCGAGCCAACCGCCGATGCTgttgctccccctcctcctcctcctcctcccgcggaagaagaggaagctgtTGACAGCGCCGGCTCCCCGACCTTAAGCGCACCACCGTCGTCACTTGCCCAGGCGTCCAAGGCTCGCTCGACGAGTTTCCGACAGGGGTCGATTTCCCTGGGAAGTGGTgcgggtggtgctggggggtTAGGGCCTCTCAGtcctgggttggggggggaaggtggggaGACGGCGATGGATATCTACCGGAAGCAACAAGCAAAAATTGAGGAactggaaaaggaaaaggggaggtgggagaaggaagccaaagagttggagaggaagttggggagggtggagggtgagcttgaggatttgagggaggctgaggggggaaagaatgatgatggggaggtggaaaagctcaAGAATGAAATCGAGGGTTTGAAGAGGCAGAATCAGCAGCTCATGGCGCAGAGGAAGGGgcatgggggtgggggtgggagtaTTTCTGTTGCGAGCCCGCCACCAGCTGCTGAGCTGGAGCGGGCGAGGGAGACAATTCAGACgatggagctggagatgggacGGTTGAGGGCgcaggtggagaggttgagcgcgggtggtggggagaacGAGCAGGTGGCtgcgttggaggagaagctgggtagggcggagagggcggcggggttggcgCAGAGAGAGGTGGGGGATTTGAAGGTTGCGCTCGAGAGGGTGAGTGAGAAGGTTGTCAAGGAGGGTTCGGCTAGGTCGTCGGCTGAGACGAAGGCGAGccagttggagaaggaggccaaggaggtgagggaagagaaggagggtttggtgaaaaaggtggaggggttggagaagaaggttgttACGCTTACTACGTTGCATAAGGAGCACGATGCACGGATgcaggggttgaagagggagaaggagaaattGGAGAAGGAATTAGGGGAGGTTCAGGGGCaattggagaaggtggaggcggagaatTTGAAGCTGAGGAAAAAGGACGCgcaggaggggggaggggatgatgagggtgttgatgagcTGATTGATGAGGAGAGAGCCCGATTAGAAAGGAGGATcagggagctggagggggagaatgcggatttgaggagggggatttggcatgagaagaggaaggagatgcAGGTTGGGCCTGAGGGGGAGATGTATGAGAATGTTGacttggggggagggggaccgGGACCGGGACAGGGGCACGggcaggggggtgggtttgggcaGTTGATTAGTAGCGGGTTGAGTGCTCtgactggtggtggccatcaacatcatggGCATCATCACGGACACGGACATCAGGATGATGGGTTTttggacgatgatgatgatgaactggagtttgatgaggaggcgttTAGGCgggcgcaggaggaggaggggaggaagaggttggagaggatcaAGGAGATTaagagggggttgaagaattgggaggggtggaggttggatttggtggagaatcggaggggagggggggagggggtgggggtgggagagatATTTGAGGTTTGA
- the TKL1 gene encoding Transketolase (EggNog:ENOG503NZ8A; COG:G), protein MGFTEVDTKTINTIRVLAADATAHANSGHPGAPMGMAPVAHVLFNKIMRFNPKNPKWLNRDRFVLSNGHGCMLQYALLHLYGYALSIDDLKAFRTVDSITPGHPEAHDTPGVEVTTGPLGQGISNAVGLAMAQAHTAAVFNKPGYDLVDNYTYAFLGDGCLMEGVSSEACSLAGHLQLGNLIAVWDDNHITIDGDTNQAFTEDVLKRYESYGWHTITVEDGDNDLEGILHAFKKAQEVKDKPTLIQLKTIIGFGSKQQGTHGVHGAPLKADDIKQLKEKFGFDPEKSFDVPQEVYDHCRKASNAGAAAEEEWNKLFAKYSEEYKGEAADLVRRQKGDLPEGWEKNLPVYTPADAAVASRKLSEIVINKIFDAVPELVGGSADLTGSNLTRSKGSIDFQPPATGLGTYDGRYIRYGVREHGMGAIMNGLAAYGTIIPYGGTFLNFVSYAAGAVRLSALSQVRAIWVATHDSIGLGEDGPTHQPIEVLTHFRALPNCMVWRPADGNETSAAYYVALTSKHTPSIIALSRQNLPQLEGSTIEKAIKGGYVLHEQEGADITLVSTGSEVCIAIDAVKLLAEKHSIKARVVSLPCFEVFDTQPKDYQLSVLPDGIPSLSIEVMSTMGWEKYTHEQFGLNRFGASGPYKDVYAKFEFTPEGIAKRALQTIDFWKGVPVRSPINRAFQQIL, encoded by the exons ATGGGCTTCACCGAGGTTGacaccaagaccatcaaCACGATCCGTGTTCTGGCC GCCGATGCGACCGCTCATGCCAACTCCGGTCACCCCGGTGCCCCAAT GGGCATGGCACCAGTTGCCCACGTTCTTTTCAACAAGATCATGAGATTCAACCCCAAGAACCCAAAGTGGCTCAACCGCGACAGATTTGTTCTCTC TAACGGCCACGGCTGCATGCTCCAAtatgccctcctccacctttaCGGCTATGCCCTCTCCATTGATGACCTCAAGGCCTTCCGT ACCGTCGACAGCATCACCCCCGGTCACCCCGAGGCCCATGACACCCCCGGTGTCGAGGTCACCACTGGCCCTCTCGGCCAAGGTATCAGCAACGCTGTTGGTCTTGCCATGGCCCAGGCCcacaccgccgccgtcttcAACAAGCCCGGCTACGACCTCGTTGACAACTACACATACGCCTTCCTCGGCGACGGCTGCTTGATGGAGGGTGTCTCCTCCGAGGCCTGCTCTCTCGCCGgccatctccagctcggcAACCTCATTGCCGTCTGGGACgacaaccacatcaccatcgacgGCGACACCAACCAGGCTTTCACTGAGGACGTCCTCAAGAGATACGAGTCTTACGGCTGgcacaccatcaccgtcgaGGACGGTGACAACGACCTCGAGGGCATCCTCCACGCCTTCAAGAAGGCCcaggaggtcaaggacaagccCACGCTTATCCAGCTCAAGACCATCATTGGTTTCggctccaagcagcagggCACCCACGGTGTCCACGGTGCTCCCCTCAAGGCTGACGACATCAAgcagctcaaggagaagttCGGCTTCGACCCCGAGAAGAGCTTCGACGTTCCCCAGGAGGTCTATGACCACTGCCGCAAGGCTTCCaacgccggcgccgccgccgaggaggagtggaaCAAGCTGTTCGCCAAGTACTCTGAGGAGTACAAGGGTGAGGCCGCCGACCTCGTCCGTCGCCAGAAGGGTGACCTTCCCGAGGGCTGGGAGAAGAACCTCCCCGTCTACACCCCTGCCGACGCCGCCGTTGCTTCCAGAAAGCTTTCCGAGAttgtcatcaacaagatcTTCGATGCCGTCCCCGAGCTTGTCGGTGGTTCCGCCGATTTGACCGGCTCCAACCTTACCCGCTCCAAGGGCTCGATCGACTTCCAGCCCCCGGCGACCGGCCTCGGCACATACGACGGCCGCTACATCCGTTATGGCGTCCGTGAGCACGGCATGGGCGCCATCATGAACGGTCTCGCTGCCTATGGTACCATCATTCCATACGGCGGTACTTTTCTCAACTTCGTGTCCTATGCCGCCGGTGCCGTCCGTCTCTCCGCCCTGTCCCAGGTCCGCGCCATCTGGGTCGCCACCCACGACTCCATTGGTCTTGGCGAGGATGGTCCCACCCATCAGCCTATCGAGGTCCTCACTCACTTCCGCGCCCTTCCCAACTGCATGGTCTGGCGCCCCGCCGATGGCAACGAGACGTCGGCTGCCTACTACGTCGCTCTCACCTCCAAGCACACCCCCAGCATCATCGCTCTCTCCCGCCAGAACCTTCCCCAGCTGGAGGGCTCCACCATCGAGAAGGCGATCAAGGGTGGCTACGTCCTCCACGAGCAGGAGGGTGCCGACATCACCCTTGTCTCCACCGGTTCCGAGGTCTGCATTGCCATTGACGCCGTCAAGCTCCTCGCCGAGAAGCACAGCATCAAGGCCCGTGTCGTCTCTCTTCCCTGCTTTGAGGTGTTTGACACCCAGCCCAAGGACTACCAGCTCAGCGTTCTCCCCGACGGCATCCCCTCTCTGTCCATTGAGGTCATGTCCACCATGGGCTGGGAGAAGTACACTCACGAGCAGTTCGGCCTGAACCGCTTCGGTGCTTCGGGCCCCTACAAGGACGTCTATGCCAAGTTTGAGTTCACCCCCGAGGGTATTGCCAAGCGCGCCCTCCAGACCATTGACTTCTGGAAGGGTGTCCCCGTCCGCTCGCCCATCAACCGCGCTTTCCAGCAGATCCTCtaa
- the CUP5 gene encoding vacuolar ATPase V0 domain subunit c (EggNog:ENOG503P1TH; COG:P) — protein MGCTAAIVFTCLGASYGTAKSGVGIAAMGVLRPDLIVKNIVPVIMAGIIGIYGLVVSVLISDALTQDSYALYTGFVQLGAGLSVGLAGMAAGFAIGIVGDAGVRGTAQQPRLFVGMILILIFAEVLGLYGLIVALLMNSKATINTVCA, from the exons ATGGGCTGCACTGCGGCCATCGTCTTCACCTGCCTGGGTGCCTCGTACGGTACCGCAAAGTCCGGTGTCGGTATCGCCGCCATGGGTGTTCTCCGTCCTGATCTCATCGTCAAGA ACATTGTTCCCGTCATCATGGCTGGTATCATTGGTATCTACGGTCTCGTCGTGTCTGTCTTGATTTCCGATGCTCTCACACAAGACTCCTACGCTCTCTACACTGGTTTCGTACAGCTCGGCGCTGGTCTCTCTGTCGGTCTCGCCGGCATGGCTGCTGGTTTCGCTATCGGTATCGTGGGTGACGCAGGTGTCCGCGGTACTGCTCAACAACCGAGACTGTTCGTCGGCATGATTCTCATTCTCATTTTCGCTGAAGTCTTGG GTCTGTACGGTTTGATTGTTGCTCTTCTCATGAACTCGAaggccaccatcaacactGTCTGTGCCTGA